The Maniola hyperantus chromosome 27, iAphHyp1.2, whole genome shotgun sequence genome has a window encoding:
- the G6P gene encoding glucose-6-phosphatase catalytic subunit 1 isoform X2, with amino-acid sequence MAFGGWLNSVMKWWLLEDRPYWWVHETTYYTNSHHPHLWQTPQSCETGPGSPSGHSVTAASILILAVMWTSHVLNDRKWDVRWWKACVYPLFGAALGSVMLARMFVATHFPHQVLLGSLLGLFMAPALCIYVTDPYIWRYGTHSTMPVKEAVAWHAACAALAMAIAVLTYCSLRLCGVDPDFTVQLAYRWCAAPDSIHVSTTPLYALVQCTASLLGWALCVTPAVAEYRHYTKNRSLLISIFATGVSIYLLKRLDANITSASGVSFYVLKFILNAIKPALLLRVVPALAMWPYTGKKQKLQ; translated from the exons ATGGCATTTGGTGGCTGGCTGAACAGTGTTATGAAATG GTGGCTGCTAGAAGATCGGCCATACTGGTGGGTCCATGAGACCACATACTACACAAACTCCCACCATCCCCACTTGTGGCAGACCCCACAAAGCTGCGAGACCGGCCCGGGCAGCCCCTCTGGACACAGTGTTACCGCGGCCTCCATCCTCATACTAGCTGTCATGTGGACCTCACATGTTCTCAACGACAG GAAATGGGACGTTCGATGGTGGAAAGCGTGCGTGTACCCGTTGTTCGGCGCGGCGCTCGGCTCGGTCATGCTCGCGCGCATGTTCGTCGCCACGCACTTCCCGCACCAGGTCTTGCTCGGCTCCTTGCTtg GTCTATTCATGGCGCCAGCGCTCTGCATCTACGTCACAGATCCGTATATCTGGCGGTACGGCACGCACAGCACCATGCCAGTGAAGGAGGCAGTGGCATGGCACGCGGCGTGTGCCGCACTGGCGATGGCGATCGCTGTACTCACCTACTGCAGTCTGAGGCTGTGCGGCGTCGACCCGGACTTTACTGTGCAACTG GCATACCGATGGTGCGCGGCCCCTGACAGCATCCACGTGTCCACCACGCCCTTGTATGCACTGGTACAGTGCACAGCCAGCCTACTCGGCTGGGCGCTGTGCGTCACACCCGCAGTTGCTGA GTACCGCCATTACACCAAAAACAGATCGCTACTAATATCGATATTCGCGACCGGAGTATCGATATATTTACTGAAACGGCTCGACGCGAACATCACTAGCGCTAGTGGTGTAAGTTTCTACGTACTAAAATTTATATTGAATGCTATTAAACCCGCCCTGTTACTTAGGGTTGTACCTGCGTTGGCCATGTGGCCTTATACCGGAAAAAAGCAAAAACTTCAATAA
- the LOC117994821 gene encoding cuticle protein 1, with amino-acid sequence MYAKLFIVCVVAVVALAREYPAGLHPAVCPNYPFCDTNTFARFTPDGQPIPEWVYNPSILPVAPADPNANVAAKYPANFNAAACPNYPYCW; translated from the exons ATGTACGCTAAACTG TTCATCGTCTGCGTCGTCGCCGTGGTAGCGCTCGCCCGCGAGTACCCGGCCGGCCTCCACCCCGCAGTCTGCCCCAACTACCCCTTCTGCGACACCAACACCTTCGCGCGCTTCACCCCGGACGGCCAGCCAATCCCCGAGTGGGTGTACAACCCCTCCATCCTGCCCGTAGCACCCGCTGA CCCCAACGCCAACGTTGCCGCTAAATACCCGGCCAACTTCAACGCGGCCGCGTGCCCCAACTACCCATACTGTTGGTGA
- the G6P gene encoding glucose-6-phosphatase catalytic subunit 1 isoform X1 translates to MEHVYALGVSCIESIQYWFVGWSSYFELVNHFANPHYVMEIMFPLISIVDSVFASQLLLCMAFGGWLNSVMKWWLLEDRPYWWVHETTYYTNSHHPHLWQTPQSCETGPGSPSGHSVTAASILILAVMWTSHVLNDRKWDVRWWKACVYPLFGAALGSVMLARMFVATHFPHQVLLGSLLGLFMAPALCIYVTDPYIWRYGTHSTMPVKEAVAWHAACAALAMAIAVLTYCSLRLCGVDPDFTVQLAYRWCAAPDSIHVSTTPLYALVQCTASLLGWALCVTPAVAEYRHYTKNRSLLISIFATGVSIYLLKRLDANITSASGVSFYVLKFILNAIKPALLLRVVPALAMWPYTGKKQKLQ, encoded by the exons ATGGAGCATGTCTACGCGCTTGGAGTGTCATGCATAGAGTCCATTCAGTACTG GTTTGTAGGCTGGTCCAGTTACTTTGAGTTAGTAAACCACTTCGCAAACCCACACTATGTGATGGAGATCATGTTCCCTCTAATCTCCATAGTGGACTCAGTGTTTGCCTCACAGCTGCTTCTTTGTATGGCATTTGGTGGCTGGCTGAACAGTGTTATGAAATG GTGGCTGCTAGAAGATCGGCCATACTGGTGGGTCCATGAGACCACATACTACACAAACTCCCACCATCCCCACTTGTGGCAGACCCCACAAAGCTGCGAGACCGGCCCGGGCAGCCCCTCTGGACACAGTGTTACCGCGGCCTCCATCCTCATACTAGCTGTCATGTGGACCTCACATGTTCTCAACGACAG GAAATGGGACGTTCGATGGTGGAAAGCGTGCGTGTACCCGTTGTTCGGCGCGGCGCTCGGCTCGGTCATGCTCGCGCGCATGTTCGTCGCCACGCACTTCCCGCACCAGGTCTTGCTCGGCTCCTTGCTtg GTCTATTCATGGCGCCAGCGCTCTGCATCTACGTCACAGATCCGTATATCTGGCGGTACGGCACGCACAGCACCATGCCAGTGAAGGAGGCAGTGGCATGGCACGCGGCGTGTGCCGCACTGGCGATGGCGATCGCTGTACTCACCTACTGCAGTCTGAGGCTGTGCGGCGTCGACCCGGACTTTACTGTGCAACTG GCATACCGATGGTGCGCGGCCCCTGACAGCATCCACGTGTCCACCACGCCCTTGTATGCACTGGTACAGTGCACAGCCAGCCTACTCGGCTGGGCGCTGTGCGTCACACCCGCAGTTGCTGA GTACCGCCATTACACCAAAAACAGATCGCTACTAATATCGATATTCGCGACCGGAGTATCGATATATTTACTGAAACGGCTCGACGCGAACATCACTAGCGCTAGTGGTGTAAGTTTCTACGTACTAAAATTTATATTGAATGCTATTAAACCCGCCCTGTTACTTAGGGTTGTACCTGCGTTGGCCATGTGGCCTTATACCGGAAAAAAGCAAAAACTTCAATAA